A single region of the Sulfitobacter geojensis genome encodes:
- the ppk2 gene encoding polyphosphate kinase 2, with protein sequence MDLPFDGAISAYFNNDAPDDIRAAIKRADKGDILAPDYPHSERMARKVYEREMAQLQIELVKLQAWAQDTGTRIACVFEGRDAAGKGGTISRFRGNLNPRSAHVIALSKPTETEAAEWYFQRYIKHLPSAGEMVFFDRSWYNRGVVEHVFGFCTPEQREHFFAQVTPFEQMLVDDGIHLFKFWLNVSRGEQLRRMLARESDPLKQWKLSGIDVKGLSKWDAYSDAIQETLTRSHSAHAPWTVVRSDDKRRARLNAIRTVLHTFDYKRKDKKSIGQIDHGVCGGPDIWDG encoded by the coding sequence ATGGACCTGCCCTTTGACGGCGCGATCAGCGCCTATTTCAACAATGACGCGCCCGACGACATCCGCGCAGCCATCAAACGTGCCGACAAGGGCGACATTTTGGCGCCCGATTACCCCCATTCCGAACGGATGGCGCGTAAGGTGTATGAGCGCGAAATGGCGCAGCTTCAGATCGAACTGGTCAAGTTGCAGGCTTGGGCGCAGGACACGGGCACCCGCATCGCTTGCGTCTTTGAGGGGCGCGATGCGGCCGGCAAAGGCGGCACGATCTCACGGTTTCGGGGCAATCTGAACCCGCGCTCCGCCCATGTGATTGCGCTTTCCAAACCGACCGAAACAGAAGCCGCCGAATGGTATTTCCAGCGTTATATCAAACACCTGCCCTCTGCCGGTGAAATGGTTTTCTTTGATCGGTCATGGTACAATCGCGGCGTTGTCGAACATGTTTTCGGATTTTGCACGCCCGAGCAACGCGAACATTTCTTTGCTCAAGTGACCCCGTTTGAGCAAATGCTAGTGGATGATGGCATCCACCTGTTCAAATTCTGGCTCAATGTCAGTCGCGGCGAACAATTGCGCCGTATGCTTGCGCGTGAAAGTGACCCGTTGAAACAGTGGAAACTTAGCGGCATCGACGTCAAAGGCCTGAGTAAATGGGACGCCTATTCTGATGCCATTCAGGAAACCCTGACGCGCAGCCATTCTGCACATGCGCCGTGGACTGTGGTGCGCTCCGATGACAAACGCCGCGCCCGTTTGAATGCCATCCGCACTGTGCTGCACACCTTTGATTATAAACGCAAAGACAAGAAATCCATCGGTCAGATCGATCACGGCGTCTGTGGTGGACCGGACATCTGGGATGGCTAA
- a CDS encoding putative quinol monooxygenase — MGVTLTGYLRCADETEAARVRAALDDHIRLTRAEAGCISFHVTATGDPLVWQVSEEFTTPAAFEAHQTRAAASDWARETKGIAREYEIKGMP, encoded by the coding sequence ATGGGAGTGACGCTTACGGGATATTTGCGCTGTGCGGATGAAACAGAAGCGGCCCGTGTGCGCGCGGCCTTGGACGATCATATTCGTCTGACGCGCGCCGAGGCCGGCTGCATCTCGTTTCATGTCACAGCGACCGGCGATCCTTTGGTCTGGCAGGTCTCGGAAGAGTTCACCACACCAGCGGCCTTTGAAGCACATCAGACGCGGGCCGCCGCGTCGGATTGGGCCCGCGAAACAAAGGGCATCGCGCGGGAATACGAGATCAAGGGCATGCCATGA
- a CDS encoding LLM class flavin-dependent oxidoreductase, producing MQYSVLDLAPVPEGIDVAQALKNTTDLAQHCETLGYHRFWLAEHHNMPGIASAATAVLIGHVAAHTKSIRVGAGGVMLPNHAPLTIAEQFGTLAALHGDRIDLGLGRAPGGDQAVYHALRRAGSDDFPGDVAELIGYLGDPREGAPVRALPGEGSHVPVWILGSSLYGAKLAAHYGLPYAFASHFAPDALEQATEIYRRTFRPSVHLAKPHFMLAANVFAADTDEEGAYLRTSMQQAFARMRTGTRGKLPRPVEDIDAVIGAGVRRSVDQMMSVSATGSREKVRGELRELITRYQPDEVILTSQIHDHAARKKSLQIAAEIMPDLEPAPV from the coding sequence ATGCAGTATTCTGTTCTTGATCTGGCCCCGGTGCCTGAAGGTATCGACGTGGCGCAGGCGTTGAAAAACACAACCGATCTGGCGCAGCATTGCGAGACGTTGGGGTATCACCGGTTCTGGTTGGCCGAACACCACAACATGCCGGGGATCGCAAGCGCGGCGACCGCCGTTTTAATCGGGCATGTCGCGGCCCATACCAAATCGATCCGTGTCGGAGCTGGCGGTGTGATGTTGCCCAACCATGCGCCGTTAACGATTGCGGAACAGTTCGGGACTTTGGCAGCCTTGCATGGAGATCGTATTGATTTGGGGTTGGGGCGTGCACCCGGTGGCGATCAGGCGGTCTATCACGCGCTGCGCCGTGCCGGCAGTGATGATTTCCCCGGTGATGTTGCTGAATTGATTGGATATCTCGGCGATCCGCGTGAGGGCGCACCGGTGCGGGCCTTACCCGGTGAAGGCAGCCATGTGCCGGTCTGGATCTTGGGGTCCTCGCTTTACGGGGCAAAGCTGGCGGCGCATTATGGTTTGCCCTATGCCTTTGCTTCGCATTTTGCGCCCGACGCTCTGGAGCAGGCGACGGAGATTTATCGTCGGACATTTCGGCCCTCCGTGCATTTGGCGAAACCGCATTTCATGCTGGCGGCCAATGTTTTTGCCGCAGACACTGACGAAGAAGGTGCCTATCTCCGCACGTCGATGCAACAGGCGTTTGCGCGGATGCGCACCGGCACACGGGGGAAATTACCGCGCCCCGTTGAAGACATCGACGCGGTGATTGGGGCGGGCGTGCGCCGGTCCGTGGATCAGATGATGTCGGTTTCGGCAACCGGAAGCCGCGAGAAAGTACGGGGAGAGTTGCGCGAATTAATCACGCGTTATCAACCGGATGAGGTGATTTTGACGAGCCAGATACATGATCATGCCGCGCGCAAAAAATCCTTGCAGATCGCAGCAGAGATCATGCCTGATTTGGAACCTGCGCCCGTTTAA
- a CDS encoding ATPase, with translation MLYNTAQEWRDAPRRKVLVFGMSGLGKTHLSGLLRGSGDWFHYSIDYRIGTRYLGETILDNAKAEAMKVPFLRDLLLSDSIYIASNITFENLSPVATWLGKPGDPAKGGLPMAEYAQRQEAFKQGEIAALLDTAHFADRAKTLYGYEHFICDTGGSICEWVNADDPADPLLSALAEECLLVWIKGDAAHTQELVKRFDRAPKPMAYQPEFLTRVWQEYLDENDCAEGDVDPDAFVRWTYAQALSHRQPRYEAMAKWGVTITPDQIGTLQTESDFVDLIASTLDA, from the coding sequence ATGCTTTACAACACCGCTCAAGAATGGCGCGACGCCCCGCGCCGCAAAGTTTTGGTCTTTGGCATGTCGGGTTTGGGCAAAACGCACCTGTCGGGCCTGCTCCGCGGATCCGGCGACTGGTTTCACTACTCCATCGATTACCGCATCGGGACGCGCTATCTGGGCGAAACCATACTCGACAATGCCAAAGCCGAAGCGATGAAAGTGCCGTTCCTGCGCGATCTGCTGCTGTCCGACAGCATCTATATCGCGTCTAACATCACTTTTGAAAACCTGTCGCCCGTTGCTACATGGCTGGGCAAACCGGGTGATCCGGCCAAAGGCGGATTGCCGATGGCCGAATATGCGCAACGGCAGGAGGCGTTCAAACAGGGCGAGATTGCCGCGCTGCTGGATACCGCCCATTTCGCGGATCGGGCGAAGACACTTTATGGCTATGAACATTTCATCTGTGACACAGGTGGATCGATCTGCGAATGGGTTAATGCGGATGATCCCGCGGATCCCCTGCTCAGCGCGCTGGCCGAAGAATGCCTGCTGGTCTGGATCAAAGGTGACGCGGCCCATACCCAAGAACTGGTGAAACGCTTTGACCGCGCGCCCAAACCGATGGCCTATCAACCCGAATTCCTGACCCGTGTGTGGCAGGAATACCTGGATGAAAACGACTGCGCGGAAGGTGATGTTGATCCAGATGCCTTTGTGCGCTGGACCTATGCGCAGGCCCTGTCGCATCGCCAGCCCCGTTATGAGGCCATGGCGAAATGGGGGGTGACCATCACCCCCGATCAAATCGGCACTCTGCAAACCGAAAGCGATTTTGTTGACCTCATCGCAAGCACTCTGGATGCATAA
- the metA gene encoding homoserine O-acetyltransferase MetA, which yields MPIKLPSTLPAFDVLTREGVMVLDEELAASQDIRPLRIALLNLMPKKIQTENQFARLIGATPLQIELTLLRMSDHQTRNTAAEHMESFYRPVSEVMDEKFDGLIITGAPIEHMDFTDVGYWDELTRVMDWTQTHVHSTFGVCWGGMAMINYFHGVKKHILEHKAFGCFRHRNLLPASPYLRGFSDECVMPVSRWTEMRQAEVDAHDGLITLLGSDEVGPCLVEDPAHRALYVFNHFEYDSDTLKQEYDRDVAEGTPINVPCNYYPDDDPSRPPTNRWRSHAHLLYGNWINEIYQSTPFDMAAIGNR from the coding sequence ATGCCTATCAAACTGCCCTCCACCCTGCCTGCCTTTGACGTGCTGACGCGCGAAGGCGTAATGGTACTGGACGAAGAGCTGGCGGCCTCGCAGGACATCCGCCCGTTACGTATTGCTTTGCTTAACCTGATGCCGAAAAAGATCCAGACGGAAAACCAGTTTGCACGGCTGATCGGGGCCACGCCCTTGCAAATCGAACTGACCCTTTTGCGCATGTCGGATCACCAGACCCGAAACACCGCTGCCGAACATATGGAAAGTTTTTATCGTCCTGTTTCAGAAGTCATGGACGAAAAATTTGACGGGCTGATTATCACGGGTGCGCCGATCGAACATATGGATTTCACGGATGTCGGGTATTGGGACGAGTTGACCCGTGTGATGGACTGGACCCAGACCCATGTGCATTCCACCTTTGGCGTGTGCTGGGGCGGCATGGCGATGATCAACTATTTTCACGGCGTCAAGAAACACATCCTTGAGCACAAGGCGTTCGGCTGTTTCAGACACCGCAACCTGCTGCCTGCTTCGCCCTATTTGCGCGGGTTTTCCGATGAATGTGTGATGCCCGTGTCGCGCTGGACCGAAATGCGCCAAGCCGAAGTCGATGCGCATGACGGCCTTATCACACTATTGGGCAGCGACGAAGTTGGCCCCTGTCTGGTCGAAGATCCCGCGCACCGGGCGCTTTATGTATTCAACCACTTTGAATACGACAGTGACACGCTAAAGCAGGAATATGACCGCGACGTAGCCGAGGGCACGCCGATCAATGTGCCGTGCAATTATTACCCCGACGATGATCCGTCACGCCCGCCGACCAACCGCTGGCGCAGCCATGCGCATTTGCTGTATGGCAACTGGATCAACGAGATATACCAATCCACGCCGTTTGATATGGCGGCCATCGGAAACCGGTGA
- a CDS encoding TetR/AcrR family transcriptional regulator, translating into MAKKGYHHGNLRQALVDAALELIEVRGPMGFTLSEAAKQAGVTPAAVYRHFDGREALIAEAAEQGYAIFSDLMDYAYQSGQPSALKAFEATGRAYLAFARKYPGHYIAMFESGISINRTPELAQVANRANGVLEKAATDLSQHIPEDKRPPASMFSAHIWAMSHGVVELFARNSPGRASPFPPEDLLETGIGIYLRGLGLVQPDD; encoded by the coding sequence ATGGCTAAAAAGGGCTATCATCACGGCAATCTACGTCAGGCTTTGGTCGACGCTGCACTTGAATTAATCGAAGTGCGCGGGCCGATGGGTTTCACCCTGTCGGAAGCGGCCAAACAGGCAGGGGTCACACCGGCGGCGGTCTATCGCCATTTTGACGGGCGCGAGGCGCTGATTGCCGAAGCGGCTGAGCAGGGATATGCGATTTTCTCCGATCTGATGGATTATGCCTATCAGTCCGGCCAACCCTCTGCGCTTAAAGCGTTCGAGGCGACGGGCCGTGCTTATCTGGCCTTTGCCCGCAAGTATCCCGGCCATTACATCGCTATGTTTGAAAGCGGTATTTCGATCAACCGCACACCTGAACTGGCACAGGTCGCCAATCGCGCCAACGGGGTACTGGAGAAAGCCGCCACCGACCTCAGCCAGCACATACCCGAGGACAAACGCCCGCCCGCATCCATGTTCTCCGCCCATATCTGGGCGATGAGCCATGGCGTGGTCGAACTGTTCGCGCGCAACTCACCGGGCCGCGCCTCGCCCTTCCCACCCGAGGATCTGCTGGAAACCGGGATCGGCATTTATTTGCGTGGCTTGGGGTTGGTACAGCCGGACGATTAA
- a CDS encoding DMT family transporter, which produces MSTQKSISSRAWAEMLLLAAIWGASFLSIRIALDEVGPLTAVAHRVGWAALALWGVVWLLRLPGPRDPKIWLGFLGMGVLNNVIPFALMSWGQLHIETGLTSILNAATAIFGVIMAALFFADERITARKAIGVGLGFAGVAMAIGLENLRSFNLRSLAQLAVIGGTISYALASVWARKRLAGQPPQVAAAGMVTGSTLIMLPLAWMVEGPLTLNLQTDTMVAIGYYALIGTALAYLLYYRVLAMAGSGNLMLVTLLIPPFAMVLGGLVLHETLRASAYGGFALLALGLLVLDGRVWRLLPARAR; this is translated from the coding sequence ATGAGCACACAAAAATCGATATCATCGCGCGCATGGGCTGAAATGTTGTTACTGGCGGCGATCTGGGGCGCGTCCTTCTTGTCGATCCGCATCGCGCTGGACGAAGTCGGCCCGCTGACCGCCGTCGCGCATCGTGTCGGCTGGGCTGCATTGGCGCTTTGGGGGGTGGTCTGGCTGTTGCGCCTGCCGGGGCCGCGTGATCCGAAAATCTGGCTCGGTTTTCTCGGCATGGGCGTGCTGAACAATGTCATCCCCTTTGCCTTGATGTCTTGGGGGCAGCTTCACATCGAAACCGGTTTGACCTCCATCCTCAACGCAGCGACTGCAATCTTCGGCGTTATCATGGCCGCGCTGTTTTTCGCAGATGAACGCATCACCGCGCGCAAGGCCATTGGTGTTGGCCTCGGCTTTGCCGGTGTGGCCATGGCAATCGGTCTTGAAAACCTGCGCAGTTTTAATCTGCGTTCGCTGGCGCAACTGGCGGTGATTGGCGGCACGATCTCTTATGCGCTGGCCTCGGTCTGGGCGCGAAAACGGCTGGCCGGCCAACCGCCGCAGGTGGCCGCCGCCGGCATGGTGACCGGTTCGACCCTGATCATGCTGCCCTTGGCGTGGATGGTCGAGGGGCCGCTGACCCTAAACCTGCAAACCGACACGATGGTGGCCATCGGGTATTACGCGTTGATCGGGACGGCGTTGGCCTATCTGCTGTATTATCGCGTGTTAGCCATGGCGGGCAGCGGCAACCTGATGCTGGTTACCCTTCTGATCCCGCCATTCGCTATGGTGCTGGGCGGGCTGGTATTGCACGAAACCTTGCGCGCCTCTGCCTATGGCGGATTTGCACTTCTTGCGCTTGGACTTCTGGTGCTGGACGGGCGCGTCTGGCGTCTGTTGCCTGCGCGGGCTAGATAA
- a CDS encoding alpha/beta fold hydrolase produces MRRGVIVLTILIAASIVVVQWRAGAREAQAETTSPPVGQVLDVDGVPVHALVMGQGPDLVMLHGASGNLKDFTMGFADRLTDRYRVILLDRPGLGWTGRPKGHGGAWNNNEESPREQAALLQKAADQLGVQNPIVLGHSFGGIVALAWGLGRPDDTAALVLVSAVSEPWPGELGWTYGVFGSKLGGALVVPLITAFVPQRFVSDSITSIFAPQEAPAGYADHISTGLTLRRESTRANAQQVNASRPHVVEMQKNYGSLRMPIEAVHGDADTIVPLSVHAEVLMGDVPNGKLTVLAGEGHMPQHTAPDAVEAAIDRAAARAGLR; encoded by the coding sequence ATGAGGCGCGGCGTGATAGTTCTAACGATCCTGATTGCCGCGTCGATTGTTGTGGTGCAATGGCGTGCCGGCGCACGTGAAGCACAGGCAGAAACCACTTCGCCGCCTGTCGGGCAGGTTTTGGATGTGGACGGTGTGCCGGTGCACGCGCTTGTCATGGGACAAGGGCCGGATCTGGTCATGTTGCACGGTGCCAGCGGAAACCTGAAGGATTTTACAATGGGGTTCGCGGACCGGTTGACCGACCGCTACCGCGTGATCCTGCTGGACCGCCCCGGTCTGGGCTGGACCGGCCGTCCCAAAGGCCATGGCGGCGCGTGGAACAACAACGAAGAATCACCGCGAGAACAGGCAGCCCTTTTGCAAAAAGCCGCCGATCAGCTTGGCGTGCAAAATCCTATTGTTCTGGGCCATTCCTTCGGCGGCATCGTCGCGCTTGCTTGGGGACTTGGCCGTCCTGATGACACGGCGGCGCTTGTGCTGGTCTCAGCCGTGTCGGAACCTTGGCCAGGTGAGCTGGGCTGGACCTATGGTGTTTTCGGCTCAAAACTTGGCGGGGCCTTGGTCGTGCCGCTGATCACCGCCTTTGTGCCGCAACGTTTTGTGTCGGACAGCATCACTTCCATCTTCGCCCCGCAAGAGGCACCGGCAGGCTACGCGGATCATATCAGCACAGGTCTGACGCTGCGCCGTGAAAGCACCCGGGCCAACGCCCAACAGGTCAACGCCTCGCGCCCGCATGTTGTTGAAATGCAAAAGAATTATGGCTCTCTGCGCATGCCCATCGAAGCGGTACATGGGGATGCTGACACGATTGTTCCGCTAAGCGTTCATGCTGAGGTGTTGATGGGCGACGTCCCAAACGGCAAGCTGACCGTGCTGGCAGGCGAAGGGCATATGCCCCAACACACCGCCCCTGACGCTGTTGAGGCCGCAATTGATCGCGCAGCGGCCCGTGCGGGTTTGCGTTAA
- a CDS encoding DMT family transporter: MNTTVQAALWMTGAVVSFTAMAISGRELSSGFDTFEIMMYRSAFGFLVVLILAFATGSIRQVGTGALRTHLIRNVFHFTGQNLWFFAVISVPLAQVFALEFTSPLWVIVLSFLLLGERLTKIRALAGVMGFIGILIVARPSVDGMSAGILAAASCAIFFALTYVFTKRLTRTESITAIMFYLTLIQLVFGIITAGYDGDIALPTAAALPWLILVACCGLLAHFCITKALTIAPATVVAPIDFARLPLVAVAAMLLYNETIDIWVFVGAVIIFAGNYLNIWFETRNSA; this comes from the coding sequence ATGAACACCACGGTGCAAGCTGCGCTTTGGATGACGGGCGCGGTTGTCAGCTTTACCGCTATGGCCATTTCGGGGCGTGAGTTGAGCAGCGGCTTCGACACATTCGAGATCATGATGTACCGCTCGGCCTTCGGCTTTCTGGTCGTGTTGATCCTTGCCTTTGCCACGGGGAGCATCCGTCAGGTCGGCACCGGTGCGCTTCGGACCCATTTGATCCGCAATGTGTTTCATTTCACGGGCCAGAACCTTTGGTTCTTTGCCGTCATTTCGGTGCCCCTTGCGCAGGTTTTTGCGTTGGAGTTTACCTCCCCCCTTTGGGTAATTGTGCTTTCATTTCTGTTGCTTGGCGAACGGTTGACCAAAATTCGCGCCTTGGCAGGGGTCATGGGATTTATCGGTATTCTGATCGTCGCCCGCCCCAGTGTCGACGGCATGAGCGCAGGCATCCTTGCCGCCGCTTCCTGCGCCATTTTCTTTGCCCTTACCTATGTGTTTACCAAACGCCTGACCCGCACCGAAAGCATTACCGCGATCATGTTTTATCTTACCCTGATCCAGCTGGTTTTCGGGATTATTACTGCGGGTTACGATGGCGACATCGCTCTGCCGACCGCTGCTGCCTTGCCTTGGTTAATCCTTGTGGCCTGCTGCGGGTTGCTTGCGCATTTTTGCATCACCAAGGCGCTGACCATCGCCCCCGCTACCGTCGTGGCCCCCATCGACTTTGCGCGCCTGCCCTTGGTCGCCGTTGCTGCGATGCTGCTGTATAACGAAACCATTGATATCTGGGTCTTTGTCGGGGCGGTGATCATATTCGCGGGAAATTATCTAAACATCTGGTTCGAAACCCGCAATTCCGCATGA
- a CDS encoding PLP-dependent aminotransferase family protein, producing MDTIWSKETLQESKPKYKAVVAMIRDQIASGGLTVGEKLPPVRELAWQLQITPGTVARAYTVLTDSGVLHAEVGRGTFVSDPSTTIDKEAGELPLNLIEIDVVHHNSGGDINTVNLFSPHLPNGGQAKLIRRLLGEIAQDPPSGIMHYPSRRSARPAREAMAKWLHGAPIGQIDPDDIVLSHGGQNAILLVFQTILRGRRPVVFVEELAYPGFRRAAELLRADIVPIKCDKDGIIPAALAAAAERHPEAQVLCTSPEVHSPTCGFTPMERRLALVDVARKADLQILEDDCYRMGRAEGEGYRQLAPERGWYVSSLSKSVTPSLRIGCAIGPKGMSGALHRSAEHGFFGLATPMLDLTAALLSHPQLPDIMEASRLGVERYVKIAVNTLGGFDLRWRQDVPFVWLKLPQGWRASAFCQAAEKEGVQIRAAEEFAGRDAQSPHAVRMAVNGGVSLQSFEAAMERLRCLLDNPPEEIGV from the coding sequence ATGGATACAATTTGGTCAAAGGAGACACTGCAAGAGTCGAAACCCAAGTACAAAGCTGTTGTGGCGATGATCCGTGACCAAATCGCGTCTGGCGGTCTGACGGTCGGTGAAAAGCTGCCACCGGTGCGCGAATTGGCGTGGCAACTTCAGATTACACCGGGGACGGTCGCGCGTGCTTATACGGTGTTGACCGACAGCGGCGTGTTGCATGCCGAGGTCGGGCGCGGCACGTTTGTGAGCGACCCGAGTACGACTATCGACAAAGAAGCCGGCGAACTCCCGTTGAACCTGATTGAGATCGATGTGGTCCACCACAATTCTGGGGGCGACATCAACACGGTAAACCTGTTCTCCCCGCATTTGCCCAATGGGGGGCAGGCCAAGCTGATCCGCCGTCTGCTTGGCGAAATCGCGCAAGATCCACCGTCAGGCATCATGCATTACCCTTCAAGGCGCAGCGCGAGACCAGCTCGGGAAGCGATGGCGAAATGGCTGCACGGGGCACCGATTGGACAAATTGATCCGGACGATATTGTCCTGTCACACGGGGGACAGAACGCAATTTTGCTAGTGTTTCAGACCATTTTGCGGGGCAGGCGGCCTGTGGTTTTTGTTGAAGAACTGGCTTATCCGGGCTTTCGCCGCGCTGCAGAATTATTGCGCGCTGATATTGTACCAATCAAATGTGACAAAGACGGCATCATTCCCGCCGCTTTGGCCGCCGCCGCCGAACGCCACCCCGAAGCACAGGTTTTATGTACATCACCCGAAGTACACAGTCCCACCTGCGGCTTTACCCCGATGGAGCGCCGTCTGGCGCTTGTCGATGTGGCCCGTAAGGCTGATTTGCAGATACTGGAGGATGACTGTTACCGGATGGGCCGTGCCGAAGGCGAGGGGTATCGCCAACTGGCCCCTGAACGCGGTTGGTACGTCAGTTCGCTGTCAAAATCCGTGACACCATCCTTGCGGATTGGTTGTGCGATCGGGCCCAAGGGCATGTCAGGCGCGCTTCACCGCTCTGCCGAACACGGCTTTTTCGGGTTGGCAACACCGATGCTGGATCTCACAGCCGCCTTGTTAAGTCATCCGCAACTGCCGGATATCATGGAGGCGTCACGGCTTGGCGTTGAGCGCTATGTCAAGATTGCCGTGAATACACTGGGCGGGTTCGATTTGCGCTGGCGGCAGGATGTGCCGTTCGTGTGGCTGAAATTGCCGCAAGGCTGGCGCGCCTCCGCCTTTTGTCAGGCCGCCGAAAAAGAAGGTGTGCAGATCCGGGCCGCCGAAGAATTCGCAGGCCGTGACGCGCAAAGCCCACATGCAGTGCGGATGGCCGTGAACGGGGGGGTGTCCTTGCAAAGCTTCGAAGCCGCGATGGAACGGCTGCGCTGTCTGCTTGATAACCCGCCAGAGGAAATCGGGGTATAG
- the rplM gene encoding 50S ribosomal protein L13, with amino-acid sequence MKTFSATPADIDKKWIIIDAEGVVLGRLASIVAMRLRGKHKPSFTPHMDCGDNVIIINAEKVQMTGKKRDEKFYWHTGHPGGIKERTKAQILEGAHPERVVTLAVKRMLPGNRLSRQIMTNLRVYAGTEHGHEAQNPEVLDVKAMNPKNTRSA; translated from the coding sequence ATGAAAACCTTCTCAGCAACACCGGCTGACATTGACAAGAAATGGATCATCATTGACGCCGAAGGCGTCGTGCTGGGTCGTCTCGCGTCAATCGTTGCCATGCGCTTGCGCGGCAAGCACAAGCCTTCTTTCACGCCCCACATGGATTGTGGTGACAACGTCATCATCATCAATGCGGAAAAGGTCCAGATGACCGGCAAGAAGCGCGATGAAAAATTCTACTGGCACACTGGCCACCCCGGCGGGATCAAAGAGCGCACAAAAGCGCAGATCCTTGAAGGCGCACACCCAGAGCGTGTTGTGACCCTTGCCGTTAAGCGCATGTTGCCCGGCAACCGCTTGAGCCGTCAGATCATGACAAACCTGCGCGTTTATGCAGGCACAGAGCATGGTCACGAGGCGCAAAACCCCGAAGTTCTGGACGTTAAGGCCATGAACCCCAAAAACACGCGGAGTGCATGA
- the rpsI gene encoding 30S ribosomal protein S9, with the protein MSDEINTLEDLAQVAGVAATPEVELTPREPVRDELGRSYATGKRKDAVARVWIKPGSGKVVVNGKPQNEYFARPVLQMILAQPFGITGTEGQFDVFATVKGGGLSGQAGAVKHGVSKALQLYDPSLRGALKAAGFLTRDSRVVERKKYGKAKARKSFQFSKR; encoded by the coding sequence ATGTCCGACGAAATCAACACACTCGAAGACCTCGCACAGGTTGCCGGCGTTGCGGCGACACCCGAAGTCGAATTGACCCCACGCGAGCCCGTCCGTGACGAACTGGGCCGTTCTTATGCCACTGGTAAGCGTAAAGATGCGGTTGCCCGCGTCTGGATCAAACCCGGTTCCGGTAAAGTTGTCGTAAACGGCAAGCCGCAGAATGAATATTTTGCCCGTCCCGTTTTGCAGATGATCCTTGCCCAGCCATTCGGCATCACTGGCACAGAAGGTCAGTTTGACGTATTCGCCACGGTTAAAGGTGGCGGTTTGTCTGGTCAGGCCGGCGCGGTAAAGCACGGTGTTTCCAAAGCGCTCCAGCTTTATGATCCCTCTTTGCGCGGTGCCTTGAAGGCCGCGGGCTTCCTGACACGCGACAGCCGCGTTGTGGAACGTAAGAAATACGGTAAGGCCAAAGCGCGTAAGAGCTTCCAGTTCTCAAAACGTTAA